In a genomic window of Telopea speciosissima isolate NSW1024214 ecotype Mountain lineage chromosome 5, Tspe_v1, whole genome shotgun sequence:
- the LOC122660934 gene encoding uncharacterized protein At1g10890-like isoform X1: protein MPRTVSRSPSYRRRYSPSPVGHRYSRRSRRDRSRSPYSSYSHSRRKSRSISPRRRKSRSPTPRRRKSRSSTPKQHKRQRSRSTSLSPTQRSRSPSLGSTERKNAIEKLKKEEEEKKRRQREAELKLLEEETARRVEEAIRKKVEESLNSEEIKLEIQRRIEEGRKKLLEEVAAQLEKEKEAALIEVKQKEEQARKEREELDKMLEENRRRVEEAQRREALEQQRKEEERYRELEQIQRQKEEAMRRKKLEEEEERANQMKLLGKNKTRPKLSFAFGLK, encoded by the exons ATGCCGAGGACGGTGTCGCGTTCTCCCTCTTACAGGAGGAGATATTCTCCGTCTCCTGTGGGACATAGATATAGCAGGAGAAGTAGAAGGGATCGGAGCCGATCTCCGTATTCTTCGTATTCCCATAGCAG GCGGAAAAGTCGTTCCATATCACCTCGAAGGCGTAAAAGTCGTTCACCAACGCCAAGGCGTCGTAAAAGTCGCTCTTCGACACCAAAGCAACACAAAAGGCAAAGAAGTAGAAGCACCTCACTATCTCCTACACAAAGGTCTCGTAGCCCTAGTCTTGGGTCAACAGAACGAAAAAATGccattgaaaaattgaaaaaagaggaagaagagaagaaaag GCGTCAACGTGAAGCAGAGTTGAAACTATTAGAGGAAGAAACTGCAAGGAGAGTAGAGGAAGCAATTCGAAAGAAAGTCGAGGAGAGCTTGAACTCTGAGGAGATCAAGCTGGAAATACAAAGACGAATAGAGGAAGGGCGGAAGAAACTCCTCGAGGAGGTTGCAGCTcaacttgaaaaagaaaaagaagctgcTCTTATTGAGGTTAAGCAGAAAGAA GAACAAGCtcgaaaagagagagaagagctggaTAAGATGCTAGAGGAGAACCGGAGGAGGGTTGAAGAGGCTCAAAGAAGAGAAGCTTTGGAGCAgcagagaaaagaagaggaacgtTACCGGGAATTAGAGCAGATTCAAAGGCAAAAAGAAGAGGCTATGCGGAGGAAGAAattagaggaggaggaggaacgGGCAAATCAGATGAAGCTCTTGGGTAAGAATAAAACTCGACCAAAACTGTCATTCGCGTTTGGCCTGAAATGA
- the LOC122660934 gene encoding uncharacterized protein At1g10890-like isoform X2, with protein sequence MRRKSRSISPRRRKSRSPTPRRRKSRSSTPKQHKRQRSRSTSLSPTQRSRSPSLGSTERKNAIEKLKKEEEEKKRRQREAELKLLEEETARRVEEAIRKKVEESLNSEEIKLEIQRRIEEGRKKLLEEVAAQLEKEKEAALIEVKQKEEQARKEREELDKMLEENRRRVEEAQRREALEQQRKEEERYRELEQIQRQKEEAMRRKKLEEEEERANQMKLLGKNKTRPKLSFAFGLK encoded by the exons ATGAG GCGGAAAAGTCGTTCCATATCACCTCGAAGGCGTAAAAGTCGTTCACCAACGCCAAGGCGTCGTAAAAGTCGCTCTTCGACACCAAAGCAACACAAAAGGCAAAGAAGTAGAAGCACCTCACTATCTCCTACACAAAGGTCTCGTAGCCCTAGTCTTGGGTCAACAGAACGAAAAAATGccattgaaaaattgaaaaaagaggaagaagagaagaaaag GCGTCAACGTGAAGCAGAGTTGAAACTATTAGAGGAAGAAACTGCAAGGAGAGTAGAGGAAGCAATTCGAAAGAAAGTCGAGGAGAGCTTGAACTCTGAGGAGATCAAGCTGGAAATACAAAGACGAATAGAGGAAGGGCGGAAGAAACTCCTCGAGGAGGTTGCAGCTcaacttgaaaaagaaaaagaagctgcTCTTATTGAGGTTAAGCAGAAAGAA GAACAAGCtcgaaaagagagagaagagctggaTAAGATGCTAGAGGAGAACCGGAGGAGGGTTGAAGAGGCTCAAAGAAGAGAAGCTTTGGAGCAgcagagaaaagaagaggaacgtTACCGGGAATTAGAGCAGATTCAAAGGCAAAAAGAAGAGGCTATGCGGAGGAAGAAattagaggaggaggaggaacgGGCAAATCAGATGAAGCTCTTGGGTAAGAATAAAACTCGACCAAAACTGTCATTCGCGTTTGGCCTGAAATGA